A single genomic interval of Gemmatimonadaceae bacterium harbors:
- a CDS encoding DegT/DnrJ/EryC1/StrS family aminotransferase, whose translation MPVPLLDLRAQHATIKDEVVKSVLDLVDAQLFILGAPVERLEREVAQLSHTAYAVGCASGTDALLLALRALDIGPGDEVITTPFTFFATAGTIHNVGATPVFVDIAPDTYNISVDAIAAAITPKTKAIVPVDLFGQMAPIERIQAVARGIPVIEDAAQSIGARRMIDGESRMAGEVATIGTFSFFPSKNLGGYGDGGMMVTQDPKLAERLKRLRMHGGSRQYFHDEVGFNSRLDALQATVLSAKLPHLAAWSAKRRENAAYYSKALYGIAGLATPAIDPSNESIFNQYTIRADRRDELQAHLKGKGIGTSIYYPLPLHLQPCFAYLGYQAGACPESERAAREVLSLPIYPELTVAQLDEVVAGVKSFYGR comes from the coding sequence ATGCCTGTCCCCCTGCTGGATCTCCGTGCGCAGCACGCCACGATCAAGGACGAGGTCGTGAAGTCGGTGCTGGATCTGGTCGATGCCCAACTGTTCATCCTCGGCGCTCCCGTGGAGCGCCTCGAGCGAGAAGTGGCCCAGCTGTCGCACACGGCGTACGCCGTGGGTTGCGCCAGCGGGACCGACGCCCTGCTGCTCGCCCTCCGGGCGCTGGACATCGGCCCCGGAGACGAGGTGATCACGACCCCGTTCACCTTCTTCGCCACGGCCGGCACGATCCACAACGTGGGCGCCACCCCGGTGTTCGTGGACATCGCGCCCGACACGTACAACATCTCGGTCGACGCGATCGCGGCCGCCATCACGCCCAAGACCAAGGCCATCGTGCCCGTGGACCTGTTCGGGCAGATGGCGCCCATCGAGCGCATCCAGGCGGTGGCCCGGGGCATTCCGGTGATCGAGGATGCGGCGCAGTCCATCGGCGCGCGCCGGATGATCGACGGGGAGTCGCGGATGGCGGGCGAGGTGGCCACGATCGGCACGTTCAGCTTCTTCCCGTCCAAGAATCTGGGCGGGTACGGCGACGGCGGGATGATGGTCACCCAGGATCCCAAGCTCGCCGAGCGCCTCAAGCGGCTGCGGATGCACGGTGGGTCGCGCCAGTATTTCCATGACGAGGTGGGGTTCAACAGCCGGCTCGACGCCCTGCAGGCCACCGTGCTCTCGGCCAAGCTCCCGCACCTCGCGGCGTGGAGCGCCAAGCGGCGCGAGAACGCCGCGTACTATTCCAAGGCGCTGTACGGGATCGCCGGGCTGGCGACGCCAGCGATCGACCCCAGCAACGAGTCGATCTTCAATCAGTACACGATCCGGGCCGACCGGCGCGATGAGTTGCAGGCGCACCTCAAGGGCAAGGGGATCGGCACGTCGATCTATTACCCGCTGCCGCTGCACCTCCAGCCGTGCTTCGCGTACCTGGGCTACCAGGCCGGCGCATGTCCGGAGTCGGAGCGGGCGGCCCGTGAAGTGCTCTCGCTGCCCATCTATCCCGAACTGACGGTCGCCCAGCTGGATGAAGTCGTGGCGGGCGTGAAATCCTTTTACGGTCGCTGA
- a CDS encoding UDP-glucose/GDP-mannose dehydrogenase family protein: MNITVVGTGYVGLVVGACLAETGNAVVCADVDEGKIDGLTRNVLPIYEPGLDAYVERNQRDGRLRFTTDVASAIGSAEVVFIAVGTPPDEDGSADLRHVLAVAGEIGKHMRRELVVVTKSTVPVGTAAKVAAAIGAHAQHSYHVCSNPEFLKEGAAVDDFMKPDRVVIGVETDHARSVMAELYAPFVRTGRPIIFMDIPSAEMTKYAANAMLATRISFMNEIANLCERVGANVDLVRKGVGSDDRIGPAFLFPGPGYGGSCFPKDVKALVRTGHEYEAPLAVLAAVEAVNDRQKLRLFEKLRGVLGDRLRGARVAVWGLAFKPNTDDMREAPSLVLIEALLAAGASVAAHDPAAMPETRRKLGDRITFADTGYAALDGADALVVVTDWNEYRHPDFARIKRSLKQPIVIDGRNLYDPAKMRTLGFQYVSIGRGGSA; encoded by the coding sequence ATGAACATCACGGTGGTCGGGACGGGATACGTGGGGCTCGTCGTGGGCGCCTGTCTGGCGGAGACCGGCAACGCCGTGGTCTGTGCCGATGTCGACGAGGGGAAGATCGACGGGCTCACGCGCAACGTGTTGCCGATCTACGAGCCGGGGCTCGACGCCTATGTGGAGCGCAATCAGCGCGACGGCCGGCTGCGGTTCACCACCGACGTGGCGTCGGCCATCGGCTCGGCGGAGGTCGTGTTCATCGCCGTCGGCACGCCGCCCGACGAGGACGGCTCGGCGGACCTCCGCCACGTGCTCGCCGTGGCCGGTGAGATCGGGAAGCACATGCGGCGCGAACTCGTGGTGGTCACCAAGTCCACCGTGCCCGTGGGCACGGCGGCCAAGGTGGCGGCGGCGATCGGCGCGCACGCCCAGCATTCGTACCACGTGTGCAGCAATCCGGAGTTCCTGAAGGAAGGCGCCGCCGTGGACGACTTCATGAAGCCCGACCGCGTCGTGATCGGCGTCGAGACGGATCACGCGCGCAGCGTGATGGCGGAGTTGTACGCGCCGTTCGTGCGCACCGGGCGACCGATCATCTTCATGGACATCCCGTCGGCCGAGATGACGAAGTACGCGGCCAACGCGATGCTCGCCACGCGGATCTCGTTCATGAACGAGATCGCGAATCTGTGCGAGCGCGTGGGCGCCAACGTGGACCTCGTGCGCAAGGGCGTGGGGAGCGACGACCGCATCGGCCCGGCGTTCCTGTTCCCGGGGCCCGGGTACGGGGGCTCGTGCTTTCCCAAGGACGTCAAGGCGCTGGTGCGCACCGGCCACGAGTACGAGGCGCCGCTGGCGGTGCTGGCGGCGGTCGAGGCGGTGAACGACCGCCAGAAGCTCCGGCTGTTCGAGAAGCTCCGGGGCGTGCTCGGCGACCGGCTGCGGGGCGCGCGCGTGGCGGTGTGGGGGCTGGCGTTCAAGCCGAACACCGACGACATGCGCGAAGCGCCGTCGCTCGTGCTCATCGAGGCGCTGCTCGCCGCCGGGGCGTCGGTGGCGGCCCACGATCCGGCGGCCATGCCCGAGACCCGGCGCAAGCTCGGCGACCGGATCACCTTCGCCGACACGGGGTATGCCGCGCTGGACGGCGCCGATGCGCTGGTCGTGGTGACCGACTGGAACGAGTACCGGCACCCCGACTTCGCGCGCATCAAGCGGAGCCTCAAGCAGCCGATCGTCATCGACGGGCGGAATCTCTACGATCCGGCCAAGATGCGGACCCTCGGCTTCCAGTACGTGTCCATCGGCCGGGGGGGAAGCGCGTGA
- the radC gene encoding DNA repair protein RadC yields the protein MASHPAACALTIHELPRSERPRERLVALGVHALSSAELLAIVIGAGGARRSALRLGQDVLAAAGGSLRRIGMQPVAALRGVDGVGLVRAVTIHAALELGRRMAAESRDDGAPVRSPRDVVALFAPRLEDLPVEEFHVAVLDSQHRLERDVTITRGILNSSLVHPREVFREAIAERAASVILVHNHPSGDPMPSPDDRVVTDQLVAAGRLLDIPVHDHVIIGRGRYTSFAEAGLL from the coding sequence ATGGCTAGCCACCCCGCTGCATGCGCGCTTACTATTCATGAGTTGCCTCGGTCGGAACGACCGCGGGAGCGGCTCGTCGCGTTGGGCGTTCACGCCCTGTCGTCGGCGGAACTGCTCGCGATCGTGATCGGGGCCGGCGGGGCCAGGCGTTCGGCGTTGCGGCTGGGGCAGGACGTGCTGGCCGCGGCCGGCGGATCGTTGCGGCGCATCGGCATGCAGCCGGTGGCGGCGCTCCGCGGCGTGGATGGGGTGGGGCTGGTGCGCGCGGTGACGATCCACGCCGCGCTCGAGCTGGGGCGGCGGATGGCGGCCGAGTCCAGAGACGATGGGGCGCCCGTGCGATCGCCCCGCGACGTCGTGGCATTGTTCGCTCCGCGGTTGGAAGACCTGCCGGTCGAGGAGTTTCACGTGGCGGTACTGGATTCACAGCATCGGCTGGAGCGAGACGTGACGATCACGCGCGGCATTCTCAATTCGTCGCTCGTGCACCCGCGCGAGGTGTTCCGCGAGGCAATCGCGGAGCGCGCCGCGTCGGTCATCCTCGTCCACAACCACCCGAGCGGCGACCCGATGCCGTCGCCCGACGACCGCGTCGTGACCGACCAGCTGGTGGCCGCGGGCCGGCTGCTCGACATCCCGGTGCACGACCACGTGATCATCGGCCGCGGCCGCTACACCAGCTTCGCCGAGGCGGGGCTCCTGTGA
- the bamD gene encoding outer membrane protein assembly factor BamD: MNRPTRELVAALALALAATACRPAFVVTKFPTNEALYRASLAEFQKGHWENAVSGFDKLTLDLGVRDTLLVRSYWYLGRAHEKQGEDLLAAEAFSRLVESFPDDSLGPRAALESGRSYQRLWRNPSLDETYGLTAMQTYTTLIQLYAQTNPAVADTAKQEIATLNEWFATKDYETGLFYFKNKAWDSGILYFKDVIAQWPETRHARLSMLRLAESYRVINYKDDLADICKQMRSLYPKDSDVAKDCRGVKAPSDTTSGPPPTPPAPPPR; the protein is encoded by the coding sequence ATGAATCGACCGACCCGTGAACTCGTCGCGGCGCTCGCGCTGGCGCTCGCCGCCACGGCGTGCCGGCCGGCATTCGTCGTCACGAAGTTCCCCACCAACGAGGCGCTGTATCGCGCGTCGCTGGCCGAATTCCAGAAGGGGCACTGGGAGAACGCCGTCTCCGGTTTCGACAAGCTGACCCTCGATCTCGGCGTGCGCGACACGCTGCTCGTGCGCTCCTACTGGTATCTGGGCCGGGCCCACGAGAAGCAGGGCGAGGACCTGCTCGCCGCCGAAGCGTTCTCGCGCCTCGTCGAGTCGTTCCCCGACGACTCGCTCGGGCCGCGCGCCGCGCTCGAGTCCGGCCGGTCGTACCAGCGCCTCTGGCGCAATCCGTCGCTCGACGAGACGTACGGGCTCACGGCGATGCAGACGTACACGACGCTCATCCAGCTCTACGCGCAGACCAACCCGGCCGTCGCCGACACCGCGAAGCAGGAGATCGCCACCCTCAACGAGTGGTTCGCGACCAAGGACTACGAGACCGGGCTGTTCTACTTCAAGAACAAGGCGTGGGATTCGGGGATCCTGTATTTCAAGGACGTCATCGCCCAATGGCCGGAGACGCGGCACGCCCGCCTGTCGATGCTGCGCCTGGCCGAGTCGTACCGGGTGATCAACTACAAGGACGACCTGGCCGACATCTGCAAGCAGATGCGGTCGCTGTATCCCAAGGACTCGGATGTCGCGAAGGACTGTCGCGGCGTGAAGGCGCCCTCGGACACCACGAGCGGGCCGCCGCCCACGCCGCCGGCCCCGCCTCCGCGCTAG
- a CDS encoding UDP-glucuronic acid decarboxylase family protein, whose product MRIVITGAAGFLGSHLCDRFLAEGHTVVGIDNLVTGHPDNIAHLMGDTAFEFIRHDVSTFTYVAGPVDGVLHFASPASPIDYLELPIQTLKVGSLGTHNALGVAKAKGARFLLASTSEVYGDPLEHPQKETYWGNVNPVGPRGVYDEAKRFAEAMTMAYHTYHGLDTRIVRIFNTYGPRMRPRDGRVVSNFIVQALNGEPITIYGEGRQTRSFCYVSDEVDGIYRLFMRGDHQPTNIGNPTEHTVTQLAELIKELTGSPAPIEHRPLPQDDPRLRQPDITRARELLGWEPQVPLREGLQRTIEFFRTLLGTSRMAPRAPRPAGKSVA is encoded by the coding sequence GTGAGGATCGTCATCACCGGAGCCGCGGGATTCCTGGGGTCGCACCTGTGCGACCGGTTTCTCGCCGAAGGGCACACCGTGGTGGGCATCGACAACCTCGTCACCGGCCATCCCGACAACATCGCGCACCTGATGGGCGACACGGCGTTCGAGTTCATCCGCCACGACGTTTCCACGTTTACATACGTGGCCGGGCCCGTGGACGGCGTGCTGCACTTCGCGTCGCCGGCCAGCCCGATCGACTATCTCGAACTGCCGATCCAGACCCTCAAGGTGGGATCGCTGGGCACGCACAACGCGCTGGGAGTGGCCAAGGCCAAGGGGGCGCGGTTCCTGCTCGCCTCCACCTCCGAGGTGTACGGCGACCCCCTGGAGCATCCGCAGAAGGAGACGTACTGGGGAAACGTGAACCCGGTGGGGCCCCGCGGTGTCTATGATGAAGCGAAGCGGTTCGCCGAAGCGATGACGATGGCCTATCACACCTATCACGGACTCGACACGCGGATCGTGCGCATCTTCAACACCTACGGCCCGCGGATGCGTCCGCGGGACGGACGCGTGGTGTCGAACTTCATCGTTCAGGCGCTCAACGGGGAGCCGATCACGATCTACGGCGAAGGGCGCCAGACGCGCAGCTTCTGCTACGTGTCCGATGAGGTGGACGGGATCTACCGGCTGTTCATGCGGGGCGACCACCAGCCCACGAACATCGGGAATCCCACGGAGCACACGGTCACGCAACTGGCCGAGTTGATCAAGGAGCTCACGGGAAGCCCGGCGCCGATCGAGCATCGGCCCCTCCCGCAGGACGACCCCCGGCTGCGGCAGCCCGACATCACGCGGGCCCGCGAACTGCTGGGCTGGGAGCCCCAGGTGCCCCTGCGCGAGGGGCTGCAGCGCACCATCGAATTCTTCCGCACGCTCCTCGGGACGTCGCGCATGGCCCCCCGCGCGCCGCGTCCGGCGGGGAAGTCCGTCGCGTGA
- the nadD gene encoding nicotinate-nucleotide adenylyltransferase, whose translation MRLGILGGSFDPPHVGHLLAASDACEELRLDQLVWVPAAAQPLKQGAVLASPEQRLAMVHLTVDGDPRFSVSPVEIEREGLSYTVDTLTAFAGRYPDAERFFLVGADAFASFAQWRDPAGIVALARLAVMERLGDAPVAPPAGLDPASVVRLHTRRVDLSSTEIRERVRRRAPLRGFVTDAVADYIATAGLYR comes from the coding sequence ATGCGCCTCGGCATCCTCGGGGGCAGCTTCGACCCCCCGCACGTGGGGCACCTGCTGGCGGCGAGCGATGCGTGCGAGGAACTGCGGCTCGACCAACTCGTCTGGGTACCGGCGGCGGCGCAGCCGCTCAAGCAGGGCGCCGTCCTGGCGTCGCCCGAGCAGCGGCTGGCCATGGTCCACCTGACGGTGGACGGCGACCCCCGGTTTTCGGTGTCCCCGGTCGAAATCGAACGCGAGGGGTTATCTTACACGGTTGATACATTGACCGCGTTCGCGGGCCGGTATCCGGACGCGGAGCGGTTCTTCCTGGTCGGGGCCGATGCATTCGCGTCGTTCGCGCAGTGGCGCGATCCGGCGGGAATCGTCGCCCTCGCGCGACTGGCGGTCATGGAGCGCCTGGGCGACGCGCCGGTGGCGCCGCCCGCCGGCCTCGATCCGGCGTCGGTCGTCAGGCTGCACACGCGTCGGGTGGACCTGTCGTCCACCGAGATCCGCGAGCGGGTCCGGCGCCGGGCGCCGCTCCGCGGGTTTGTCACGGATGCCGTGGCGGATTACATCGCCACGGCCGGGTTGTACCGATAG
- a CDS encoding nucleotide sugar dehydrogenase, whose protein sequence is MDKRGLLDKIERRRAVVGVIGLGYVGLPLAMEFARAGLRVVGYDISERVVALLNRGESHIQDVAAADVAAFVKSGMFEATADESRLGEVDAISIAVPTPLAKTRDPDMSYVISAAETVGRHARAGQLVVLESTTYPGTTRELLQPVLERAGLTVGRDVFLAFSPERVDPGNPRYHTGNTPKVVGGITPSCTEVAAALYRVCIETVVEVSSAETAELTKLLENTFRSVNIGLANEMAIVCDKLGVDVWEVIDAAATKPFGFMKFTPGPGIGGHCIPLDPHYLAWKMRTLNYKTRFIDLASEINSQMPSYVVEKVTQGLNERRKAVNGSRVLVLGVAYKKDIDDVRESPALDVMRLLEAHGADVAFHDPYIAMVREDGHEKFGVALTDAELEAADAVVIVTDHSSVDYQRVVDHADLVVDSRNATVRTRPSRARVLSLATAREPDEPARADV, encoded by the coding sequence ATGGACAAGCGCGGACTGCTGGACAAGATCGAGCGGCGCCGGGCCGTGGTCGGGGTGATCGGCCTCGGGTACGTGGGGCTGCCGCTCGCCATGGAGTTCGCCAGGGCGGGCCTGCGCGTGGTGGGATACGACATCAGCGAGCGGGTGGTGGCGCTGCTCAACCGCGGGGAGTCGCACATCCAGGATGTGGCGGCGGCGGATGTGGCGGCGTTCGTGAAATCGGGGATGTTCGAGGCCACGGCTGACGAGTCGCGGTTGGGCGAGGTGGACGCGATCTCGATCGCCGTGCCCACGCCGCTGGCCAAGACGCGCGACCCGGACATGAGCTACGTGATCTCCGCCGCCGAGACGGTGGGGCGTCATGCGCGGGCCGGCCAGCTCGTGGTGCTGGAGAGCACGACGTATCCGGGCACCACGCGCGAGCTGCTGCAGCCGGTGCTGGAGCGCGCCGGCCTGACCGTGGGTCGCGACGTGTTCCTGGCCTTCAGTCCCGAGCGCGTGGATCCGGGCAATCCGCGGTACCACACCGGCAACACGCCCAAAGTGGTGGGCGGCATCACCCCGTCGTGCACGGAGGTTGCCGCGGCGCTCTATCGGGTGTGCATCGAGACCGTGGTCGAGGTATCGAGCGCCGAGACGGCGGAGTTGACCAAGCTGCTCGAGAACACCTTCCGCTCGGTCAACATCGGGCTCGCCAACGAGATGGCGATCGTGTGCGACAAGCTCGGCGTGGATGTGTGGGAAGTGATCGACGCCGCGGCCACGAAGCCGTTCGGCTTCATGAAATTCACGCCCGGGCCGGGCATCGGCGGGCACTGCATTCCGCTCGATCCGCACTACCTGGCGTGGAAGATGCGCACCTTGAACTACAAGACGCGGTTCATCGATCTGGCCAGCGAGATCAACAGTCAGATGCCGTCCTACGTCGTGGAGAAGGTGACGCAGGGGCTGAACGAGCGCCGCAAGGCGGTGAACGGGAGTCGCGTGCTCGTGCTCGGCGTGGCGTACAAGAAGGACATCGACGACGTGCGCGAGAGTCCGGCGCTGGACGTCATGCGGCTGCTCGAGGCGCACGGCGCCGACGTGGCGTTCCACGATCCATACATCGCCATGGTGCGTGAGGACGGCCACGAGAAGTTCGGCGTGGCGCTCACCGACGCCGAACTCGAGGCGGCGGACGCCGTGGTCATCGTCACCGATCACTCGTCCGTCGATTACCAGCGCGTGGTGGACCATGCCGACCTCGTGGTCGACAGCCGCAACGCCACCGTGCGCACGCGGCCGTCGCGGGCGCGGGTGCTGTCGCTGGCCACGGCCCGCGAGCCCGATGAACCGGCGCGCGCCGATGTCTGA
- the secA gene encoding preprotein translocase subunit SecA: MIKRVMSAVLGSRHDRERKRIQPIVDAINEHDARLQGVPEAELRAQTEKFRAIIRERTHALEAEAAELRERKHRVTDGAERERIDNLLSGADGRGGVEGTLRQTTAEVLDELLPEAFATVRVACRRLIGTKVMVTGHEIEWNMVPYDVQLAGGIELHLGKIAEMATGEGKTLVATLPLYLNALPGKGAHLVTVNSYLARRDAQWMGHVYAYLGLTVGCLDDTEPGTPERRAVYLSDITYGTNNEFGFDYLRDNMVVQLDQRVQRPHVFAIVDEVDSVLIDEARTPLIISGPVGNDNDGRYFDHNAAVGRLVRKQTELVNTLVGDAERDLEAGETTAAGMKLYKAQLGSPKNKRLVKVLGETGNKTLLQRMELDYIADRRLPPSKQQYRELEEDLLFVLDEKGHSVHLTDRGVDFMSPNDHEAFILPDISEDTHRVDHDMSLSPEERLARRREMEIEFAAKSEKLNIIHQLLRAHALYERDVNYVVQDGEVLIVDEFTGRTMPGRRWSEGLHQAVEAKENVHVKGETQTLATITIQNYFRMYEKLAGMTGTAETEEREFFEIYKLDVSVVATNRPVIREDRQDLVYKTRREKYNAIVEETRRLHDLGFPVLIGTTSVDASETLAKLFQRGGIAHNVLNAKYHQREAEIVAGAGQPGAVTIATNMAGRGTDIKLGPGVTDAKPSTIKDLDGNDVDTMEMGGLHIIGSERHESRRIDRQLRGRSGRQGDPGASQFFLSLEDDLMRLFGSDRIAKLMDRLGAKDGEVLTHPLITRSIEQAQKRVELQHFQSRKRLLEYDDVMNQQREVIYSLRSFALDGGEELRGEALRMVERALNSRIETALADYERAEDWDIPLVQQDLLMHYLLTVPELDNPDLRPVTVSAAAAAAVSAARAAFTAKLESLDQYKDEQGGFSGRLLSIVMLNVLDEKWKDHLYDLDQLRNSIHYRSWGQKDPLVEYKEEAYSMFVDLMADIYTTFAERFLKVQLAFESPAGAPAAAPAGRPPAAAPKRRYNALGVLENVPAEALDDGAGEALDVGPTQPPSAGAAVRRDPVIIGAGKTRPLSQAAPGDADWVNVGRNDPCPCGSGKKFKKCHGATA, encoded by the coding sequence ATGATCAAGCGAGTGATGAGCGCGGTGCTGGGCAGTCGCCACGACCGCGAGCGCAAACGAATCCAGCCGATCGTCGACGCGATCAACGAGCACGACGCGCGCCTGCAGGGCGTGCCCGAGGCCGAGTTGCGCGCCCAGACGGAGAAGTTCCGCGCCATCATCCGTGAGCGCACGCACGCGCTCGAGGCCGAGGCGGCCGAACTCCGGGAGCGCAAGCACCGGGTGACCGACGGCGCCGAGCGCGAGCGGATCGACAACCTGCTGAGCGGGGCGGACGGCCGCGGCGGCGTGGAGGGGACGCTTCGGCAGACCACCGCCGAGGTGCTCGACGAACTCCTGCCCGAGGCGTTCGCCACCGTGCGCGTCGCCTGCCGGCGCCTGATCGGCACCAAGGTCATGGTCACCGGCCACGAGATCGAATGGAACATGGTGCCGTACGACGTGCAGCTCGCGGGCGGCATCGAGCTCCATCTGGGCAAGATCGCGGAGATGGCCACCGGCGAGGGCAAGACGCTCGTCGCCACGCTGCCGCTGTACCTCAACGCGCTGCCCGGCAAGGGCGCCCACCTCGTGACCGTCAACTCGTACCTCGCCCGCCGCGATGCGCAATGGATGGGGCACGTGTATGCGTACCTCGGCCTCACCGTGGGCTGCCTGGACGACACCGAGCCCGGCACCCCCGAGCGGCGGGCGGTCTACCTGTCCGACATCACGTACGGCACGAACAACGAGTTCGGCTTCGACTACCTGCGCGACAACATGGTCGTGCAGCTCGATCAGCGCGTGCAGCGCCCACACGTGTTCGCCATCGTCGACGAGGTGGACTCGGTGCTCATCGACGAGGCCCGGACGCCGCTCATCATCTCCGGGCCCGTGGGCAACGACAACGACGGCCGGTACTTCGACCACAATGCCGCCGTCGGACGCCTCGTGCGCAAGCAGACGGAGCTGGTCAACACGCTCGTCGGCGACGCCGAACGCGACCTCGAGGCCGGCGAGACGACGGCCGCCGGCATGAAGCTGTACAAGGCCCAGCTCGGCAGCCCCAAGAACAAGCGGCTCGTGAAGGTGCTGGGCGAGACGGGCAACAAGACGCTGCTCCAGCGCATGGAACTCGACTACATCGCCGATCGCCGCCTGCCGCCGTCCAAGCAGCAGTATCGCGAACTCGAGGAGGACCTGCTGTTCGTGCTCGACGAGAAGGGCCATTCGGTCCATCTCACCGATCGCGGCGTCGACTTCATGTCGCCCAACGACCATGAAGCCTTCATCCTCCCCGACATCTCCGAGGACACCCACCGGGTGGACCACGACATGTCGCTGTCGCCCGAGGAGCGGCTGGCGCGGCGCCGGGAGATGGAGATCGAGTTCGCGGCCAAGAGCGAGAAGCTGAACATCATCCACCAGCTCCTGCGGGCGCACGCGCTGTACGAGCGCGACGTGAACTACGTGGTCCAGGACGGCGAGGTGCTCATCGTCGACGAATTCACCGGCCGCACGATGCCCGGTCGCCGGTGGTCGGAAGGCCTGCACCAGGCCGTGGAAGCCAAGGAGAACGTGCACGTGAAGGGGGAGACGCAGACCCTCGCCACGATCACGATCCAGAATTACTTCCGCATGTACGAGAAGCTGGCCGGCATGACCGGAACCGCCGAGACCGAGGAGCGCGAGTTCTTCGAGATCTACAAGCTCGACGTGTCGGTGGTGGCCACCAACCGGCCGGTGATCCGCGAGGACCGCCAGGACCTGGTCTACAAGACGCGGCGCGAGAAGTACAACGCGATCGTCGAGGAGACCCGGCGGCTGCACGACCTCGGCTTCCCGGTGCTGATCGGCACGACGAGCGTCGATGCCTCGGAAACGCTGGCCAAGCTGTTCCAGCGCGGCGGCATCGCGCACAACGTGCTCAACGCCAAGTACCACCAGCGCGAGGCCGAGATCGTGGCCGGCGCCGGCCAGCCCGGCGCCGTGACGATCGCCACCAACATGGCCGGCCGCGGCACCGACATCAAACTCGGACCCGGCGTGACCGACGCCAAGCCGTCCACGATCAAGGACCTCGACGGCAACGACGTGGACACGATGGAGATGGGCGGCCTGCACATCATCGGATCCGAACGGCACGAGTCGCGCCGCATCGACCGCCAGCTGCGCGGCCGCTCGGGGCGGCAGGGCGATCCAGGGGCGTCGCAGTTCTTCCTGTCGCTCGAAGACGACCTGATGCGCCTGTTCGGCTCCGACCGCATCGCCAAGCTCATGGACCGTCTGGGCGCCAAGGACGGCGAGGTGCTCACGCACCCGCTCATCACGCGGTCCATCGAGCAGGCGCAGAAGCGCGTCGAACTCCAGCACTTCCAGTCCCGCAAACGGCTCCTCGAATACGACGACGTGATGAATCAGCAGCGGGAGGTCATCTACTCGCTGCGATCGTTCGCGCTCGACGGCGGCGAGGAACTGCGGGGCGAGGCGCTGCGCATGGTGGAGCGCGCCCTGAATTCGCGGATCGAGACCGCGCTGGCCGACTACGAGCGCGCCGAAGACTGGGACATCCCGCTCGTGCAGCAGGACCTGCTCATGCACTACCTGCTCACGGTGCCCGAGCTGGACAATCCGGACCTGCGCCCGGTGACGGTGTCCGCCGCCGCCGCCGCCGCCGTGTCGGCCGCCCGCGCCGCGTTCACCGCCAAGCTCGAGAGCCTCGACCAGTACAAGGACGAGCAGGGCGGGTTCTCCGGCCGCCTCCTCTCCATCGTCATGCTCAACGTCCTCGACGAGAAGTGGAAGGACCACCTCTACGACCTGGACCAGTTGCGGAATTCGATCCACTATCGGTCCTGGGGCCAGAAGGATCCGCTCGTCGAGTACAAGGAAGAGGCGTACTCGATGTTCGTGGACCTGATGGCGGACATCTATACGACGTTCGCCGAACGCTTCCTCAAGGTGCAGCTCGCGTTCGAATCGCCGGCCGGCGCCCCGGCCGCGGCGCCCGCCGGACGCCCGCCGGCTGCCGCCCCGAAGCGGCGGTACAACGCGCTCGGCGTCCTCGAGAACGTGCCGGCCGAGGCGCTCGACGATGGGGCCGGCGAGGCGCTCGATGTCGGACCCACGCAACCGCCGTCGGCCGGCGCTGCGGTGCGCCGCGATCCCGTGATCATCGGCGCCGGCAAGACCAGGCCGCTCTCCCAGGCGGCCCCCGGCGACGCCGACTGGGTCAACGTCGGCCGCAACGATCCCTGCCCGTGTGGCTCCGGCAAGAAGTTCAAGAAATGCCACGGCGCGACGGCGTGA